The sequence below is a genomic window from Methanofollis sp..
GGAGGACGACCATGCCGGGATCCCTGCCGCCGCGAGAGGGCTGGCGCAGGGCACCATGCCTCACGCGGTCGCCGGGAATGGGGATAACAGTTTCCCGGGCAGTTCAGTTGTACGGGATCTTTTTGCTCCACCCGGCCTCGTCGAGCAATCTCTTCAGGACGGCCATCCTCTGCGTCTGCTCCTGGATCCTGCTCTGATAATAGGTGAGCGTCGCCTGTGCATCGCCGGGCGCGGCGATGAGAAACATCCTGTCCGAGCTGGTCACACCGAAGAAGACCCCCTGCTGCTCCAGTGGTTGGAGCACTTCTTTCTTCCACTCCTCGTGGCTGATCTCATAGCCTTCGGCGAGGAGGTGGGCGAGGAGCTCGGCCGTCGGCACCGCGCGCTCCAGGCCGACCGCGTGGTCGAGGAGGTACCTGACTGTCTCGACCATCAGAGTGCAATACCTGCTGGAGCAGAGGACACCCTGGTCGAACATGAAGTTCCTGGCCCGCGTGACAAAAGGCATGGGCGGGTCTTCGGCGGCAGGGGATATAGGTGTTGTGGGGTGGGGGAGGGGCCCGGGAGAAATCCCCCGGATCCTATCCGCGTGGTGCCTGCAGGTCAGGGGGGCGTGGCCCCTCGGGGCACGGCCCGGGTCAAATACGCCCGGATCTGCCCCCAAACAGGGGATCCCATCTCCCGTTCAGGGCCATACCGGGGAGATCCGGCGATCCGGGCATACCGGGGTCCGGGGGCAGAACAGAATGAAATCCGGCAGGACTCAACGCCCTCAGGCCGCAGATATGATTGCAGGTAATGTCTTCCTCTCCCGGCCCCCTCCCGGTGCCGGGGAGGGGGAGGGAAAGGGGCTGGAAATCGTCCCGATCCGGGATCGGGGGATACCCTCAGTATGAGGATGTACCCTGAAAACCACCTGGGTAACTTTCAAAGAACCGCCTGAAACGTCGTTTCATGAGCGGTGCACCAGAGCCAAAAAAAGAGTTATTATGTCCCGATATTCCACGCGGACATGTAGTGCTTCTGCTCGTCGGTGAGGACGTCGATCGCGATCCCCAGGGAGGCGAGCTTCCTCTCCGCGACTTCCTCGTCGATGACGTTCGGGACATCGTAGACGCCCGGAGAGAGGTCCTTCCCGTGCTCGGCCATGTACCGGGCGGAGAGGGCCTGGAGGGCGAAGGAGAGGTCCATGACCTCGATCGGGTGGCCCATGCCCTTCGGTGTCGCCAGGTTCACCAGGCGGCCCTCGGCAAGGACATGGATCTTCTTCTCGCCGAAGACATAGGTGTCGATGCCGTCGCGGCGCTCGATCCTGTCCGCGTGGGCTTCCAGCCATGCAACATCAATCTCGACATTGAAGTGGCCTGCATTGGAGAGGATCGCACCGTCCTGCATCGTGCCGAAGTGGCGCTCCGTGAGGATCGAGGTGTTCCCCGTCGTCGTGATGAAGATCTCGCCGAACTTCGCCGCCTCGTCCATCGGCATCACGGTGAAGCCGTCCATGTGCGCTTCAAGGGCGCGGCGCGGGTCCACCTCGGTGACGATCACGCGTGCGCCAAGGCCGCGGGCCTTCCGCGCCACGCCGCCGCCGCAGAAGCCGTAGCCTGCCACGACCAGAAACTTGCCGGCAAGGAGGCAGTTTGTGGTCGCCATGATCGCGGAGAGCGAACTCTCGCCTGTGCCGTGGACATTGTCGAAGTGGCGTTTCATCGGGGTGTCGTTCACCGCGACCACCGGGAACTTCAGCGCGCCTTCGGCCGCCATCGAGCGGAGGCGGTGGATGCCGGTCGTCGTCTCTTCGCAGCCGCCGATCACGTTC
It includes:
- a CDS encoding adenosylhomocysteinase; this encodes NVIGGCEETTTGIHRLRSMAAEGALKFPVVAVNDTPMKRHFDNVHGTGESSLSAIMATTNCLLAGKFLVVAGYGFCGGGVARKARGLGARVIVTEVDPRRALEAHMDGFTVMPMDEAAKFGEIFITTTGNTSILTERHFGTMQDGAILSNAGHFNVEIDVAWLEAHADRIERRDGIDTYVFGEKKIHVLAEGRLVNLATPKGMGHPIEVMDLSFALQALSARYMAEHGKDLSPGVYDVPNVIDEEVAERKLASLGIAIDVLTDEQKHYMSAWNIGT